Part of the Bifidobacterium sp. ESL0775 genome is shown below.
CACGGGTGGGCCGAGCTTGGCGGGGCCTGCGTCGGGAACGCGGTGCCGTCGGCCGCCTTGATCTGTGCGAAGCCATACGGCGCCAGAACCGGCGCGAAAATGGCCACGAGGATGAAGAAGATGGTGATGATCAGACCGGTGATGAGCATGCCGCGCTGCCAGCCGACCGACATGCGCAGTTCGCTGATCAGGGGCAGCTTGGAGAACCAGGACTGCTTTTTCTTGGCGTTAAGATGCTCCAAACGCTCGTCGTGCGAGAGCGCGATGGTGCTGGAAGCGGAAGTTCCTCTAGACAAATCAGTACCTCACTCTCGGGTCGATCAACGCGCTGACGACGTCGACGATGAAATTGACCACGGCTACGATGATGGCGATCAGGATCACGATGCCCTGGACGGCCACGAAATCGCGGGCTTTCAGATACTGCGAAAGCATGAAGCCCAGGCCCTTCCATTCGAAAGTGGTCTCGGTAAGCACGGCGCCGGCGAGCATCGTCGCGATCTGCATGCCCATCACCGTGATGATCGGGATGAGCGCGGGACGCCAGGCGTGCTTGGAAAGCAGGCGCTTCTCGGAGACGCCGCGCGAACGCGCCGCCTCGACGTAACCGGAATTGTAAGTGGAGATGACATTGGTGCGGACCAAACGGATGAACACGCCCGCCGTCAGAAGACCGAGCGCGATGGCCGGAAGGATGGCATGCAGCAGGACGTCGCCCAGCACCTGCATATCCCCCAGCTGCAACGCATCGATGATGTAGAAGCCTGTCGGCGAGACGAGTCTGCCGAACTGCATCTCGCTGCCCAGCGAGGAACGCCCGGAGCTCGGGAGCACGCCCAACCATGAGGAGAAGATGAGCTTCAGCACAAGTCCGAGGAAGAAGACCGGGGTGGCGTAGCAGAGGATGGCGAAGACCCTGATGCAGGCGTCAGAGGCGTGGTCGCGATGCTTTGCGGCGACACGGCCGAGGCCGATGCCGACCACCAGCGCGACGATCAGCGCCAGGATGGCGAGCTCGAAGGTCGCGGCGCCATAGTGCATCAGAATCGAGCTGACGGGCTGGTTGTCGGTCAATGTGGTGCCGAGGTCGCCGTGCAGGAGCTTCCAGAGATAGTCACCGTACTGCACGATGAGCGGGCGGTCATAGCCTGCGGCGTGGATACGGCGCTGAAGTTCCGCGGGGCTCAACCTGCCGCCCTGTGCGGCCGAAATCGGGTCGCCGGTGGCGCGCATGACGAAGAACACGACGGTGACCAGGATGAACACCGTGGGGATGATCAACAGGAATCTTGTCAGCACGAAGCGGAAGAACCCGCCTGACAACCTGTTCTTCTTAGGTTTCTTTGCCTTTGATGGCGCTTTGGCGTCCACCTGACCGGCAGTCTTTTCAGACATATCTTACCAATTCCTCAAATTAATAACATTTAAACAGCATGATACCGGCACGTACTGAAAAAGACGTCACCGGTATCAACGCTGAGATGTCAAATCCCTACAAAACAGGATTATTTACTCATTTTATCAGGACTTGACGATAGAGCAGTAACGGAAGCGGAACGAACCGTCCAGCACCACTCCCTTGATGTTCTTCGAGGTGACCGCGACCTGAGAGCCCTGCAGAAGCGGGATGACGGAAAGGTCCTGCGTGGCCATGTCCTGAATCTGCTTCAGCATGGCGACACGCTTGGTCTTGTCCTGCTCACCGGCCTGCTTGGCAATCAGCGCGTTCATCTCGGTGTTCTTGTAGCCGTTGTTGACGAAGTTGCCATCACGGAAGAACGGGGAGAGATAATCGTCGGGATCCGGATAGTCCGGGAACCAGCCGACCTGGTAGGCCGGGTAGGAACCGTCGGACTGCGCGGTGACGACACGGTCCTTGTTATACTGCGTCCACTCGGTCTGCTGCAGGTCGACCTTGAAGAGGCCGCCGGTCTCGAGCTGGGACTTCACGGCCGCATACTCATCGGCCGAAGCCGCGCCGTAATGGTCGCTGTTGTACTGCAGCTTCAAGTCGACTGGGGTCTTCACACCGGCCTCGTCCAAAGCCTTCTTGGCCTTCTCGAGGCTCGGCTTGCCGTTGCCGTCACCGTAGGTCTCCTTCAACGTGTCCACATGGCCGGTCAGGCCGCTGGGAATGAAGGAATACATCGGGGTGTAAGTGGTGCCCTTGTAGACACGCTGGGCGATGGATTCGCGATCGAGCAGATCGGCGAACGCGTGACGAACCGCGGTGGCCTTCTTCGGGTCAGGGTCGGAGGTCTTCTCGCCGTAAGGCATGATCTTGAAGTTGAAGGCGATGAAACGCTCCTCACCACCGGGGCCCTTGACGACGTTGACCTTGCCGCTCTTCTTCAGGTCCTGGATATCGGTCGGGCTCAGTGTGCGGGACGCCACTTCGACGGAGCCCTGCTGAACGGCCATCTTGAGGTTCGAGGCATCGGCGAAGTACTTGACCTGCACGGTCTTGTTCTTGGCCGGGGTCAGGCCCTTGTATGCGGGGTTCTTGATAAACTGCGCGGTCTCGTTCTGCTTGAACTGGCTCAAGGTGTACGGACCTGCGAAGCCTTGGCCCTTCATGATCTGGTCGGAGGTAGCCAGCTTGTCGGCGGGATAGACCTGATGGTCAACGATCGGGGCGGCGGGGCTGGAAAGCACCTGCTTCAGCGTCACGTCGTTCGGCACGGCCGAGGTGAAGACCACGGTGGTGGCATCCGGTGCGTCGATGGACTGCATATTGGCCAGCAACGAAGACGGGCCGTTCTCGTCCTTGATCTTCTTGACACGGTCGAACGTGTACTTCACGTCCTTGGCGGTCAGCGGATGGCCGTTGGCGAACTTCAGGCCAGGCTTGATCTTGACGGTGAACTTCGTACCGTCCGCACTCCAGTTTCCACCGTCGGCCGCGATATCAGGGCTCATTTCGGAAGAATTGTAGTTTTGCGAATACAGGAACGGATAAATCTGGAACTCGACGGCGTAGGAGCCATTATCGAAGGAACCGGCGGGATCGATGGAGACGATCTTGTCGGTGGTGCCGATGGTGATGGTCGACGCATCCGAAGCCGCTCCGGAATCCTTTTTCACTCCGCCGCACGCTGCGAGCGACGCCAAGGCCGCCACCGCCGTGAACGCGGCCAGTATCTTCTTATACTTCATATAAGGAAAACCTCTCTTTAATATCAGCAATCAGGAACATTAGATTATGTCAAAGTGATGAATATTCACGGTCTCGAAAAACGAAAACTATAAAGCTCCAACCGAATGCTCGTGACATTCCCGATTACTGCCATTATGGAACAGAGACTGAACCATAAGAGATTCATCTCACAATGCGAAACAGAAAATTTTGGAATTGAACGCTGATATTCATGGAATATACGTCGAAACTTGCATAGTTTTGTAGCCATCCAGCGCCGATGCCAATAGACAAAAGACAGCAAAACGACCAGCAGCCGATAACTTGGAATTTACAAAGCATCGAGCCGCTGGTCGCATTCACCTCACCGAAGAAACCCGTTCGGCGATACGCCCGGAATCAGGACTTGGTGATGGGGGCGAAACGGAAGCGGAACGAGG
Proteins encoded:
- a CDS encoding ABC transporter permease codes for the protein MSEKTAGQVDAKAPSKAKKPKKNRLSGGFFRFVLTRFLLIIPTVFILVTVVFFVMRATGDPISAAQGGRLSPAELQRRIHAAGYDRPLIVQYGDYLWKLLHGDLGTTLTDNQPVSSILMHYGAATFELAILALIVALVVGIGLGRVAAKHRDHASDACIRVFAILCYATPVFFLGLVLKLIFSSWLGVLPSSGRSSLGSEMQFGRLVSPTGFYIIDALQLGDMQVLGDVLLHAILPAIALGLLTAGVFIRLVRTNVISTYNSGYVEAARSRGVSEKRLLSKHAWRPALIPIITVMGMQIATMLAGAVLTETTFEWKGLGFMLSQYLKARDFVAVQGIVILIAIIVAVVNFIVDVVSALIDPRVRY
- a CDS encoding ABC transporter substrate-binding protein, with amino-acid sequence MKYKKILAAFTAVAALASLAACGGVKKDSGAASDASTITIGTTDKIVSIDPAGSFDNGSYAVEFQIYPFLYSQNYNSSEMSPDIAADGGNWSADGTKFTVKIKPGLKFANGHPLTAKDVKYTFDRVKKIKDENGPSSLLANMQSIDAPDATTVVFTSAVPNDVTLKQVLSSPAAPIVDHQVYPADKLATSDQIMKGQGFAGPYTLSQFKQNETAQFIKNPAYKGLTPAKNKTVQVKYFADASNLKMAVQQGSVEVASRTLSPTDIQDLKKSGKVNVVKGPGGEERFIAFNFKIMPYGEKTSDPDPKKATAVRHAFADLLDRESIAQRVYKGTTYTPMYSFIPSGLTGHVDTLKETYGDGNGKPSLEKAKKALDEAGVKTPVDLKLQYNSDHYGAASADEYAAVKSQLETGGLFKVDLQQTEWTQYNKDRVVTAQSDGSYPAYQVGWFPDYPDPDDYLSPFFRDGNFVNNGYKNTEMNALIAKQAGEQDKTKRVAMLKQIQDMATQDLSVIPLLQGSQVAVTSKNIKGVVLDGSFRFRYCSIVKS